A part of Octopus sinensis linkage group LG7, ASM634580v1, whole genome shotgun sequence genomic DNA contains:
- the LOC115214236 gene encoding ER degradation-enhancing alpha-mannosidase-like protein 2 has protein sequence MKLMGTWRSSVTLLFFFLLISPIQFCQLRKFTKQDLLGYKKRVVDMFNHAYESYMQYAYPLDELRPLTCDGHDTWGSFSLTLIDALDMLAIIGNYTEFRRVAKLVLDSADFDTDINASVFETNIRVVAGLLSSHLLSKKAGMETDPGWPCSGPLLDLAENMARRLLPAFDTPTGMPYGTINLRHGVPAGETTVTCTAGVGTFIVEFGTLSRLTGDPIFENAAMRAMKSLWNFRSDIDLFGNHIDVRTGRWTALDMGIGAGVDSYLEYLVKGSIMFNSPEMLAMFNECKVAIEKYLKRDDWYMWGNMKKGSITLPVFTSLDCYWPGIQSLLGDNDSAMKTILNFHQVWKQFGFVPEFYNIPKADAHANREGYPLRPELIESTMYLYQATKDPYLLQIGVDMLESIEQVTKTRCGFATVKDVTDHRLENRMESFFLAETLKYMYLLFTPDHFIHNNGSRGEVIETTYGECVIDAGGYVFNTEGHPIDVAAVHCCSAVKKKDDDILFKLHDNLDLLALLGATDEGQHYGGQKWEKKRKDQQTENSDNGSESNSEDSSKETGDSSGASNTTKSESESSNHTSSSSDKTEKDKENVKINIEIKQEKSSPQTDNRGGNTSILNDLNVDENDSPVKDSERSEEPNIADLYKSLKDFEIGFKAPYSLMYCPAQPFHMKLSVMGEMFENRIGPLGEE, from the exons GAAACGTGTTGTGGATATGTTCAATCATGCATATGAAAGTTACATGCAGTATGCTTATCCATTAGATGAACTCCGTCCTTTGACATGTGATGGTCATGACACTTGGGGCAG CTTCTCCCTAACCCTCATTGATGCCTTGGATATGTTGGCCATAATTGGCAATTATACGGAATTCCGAAGAGTGGCCAAACTGGTTCTCGACAGCGCAGATTTCGATACTGATATCAATGCATCAGTATTTGAGACCAACATTAGAG TTGTTGCTGGTTTACTTTCTTCACATCTGTTGTCTAAGAAGGCAGGGATGGAAACTGATCCAGGTTGGCCATGTTCTGGTCCTCTCTTGGATTTAGCTGAGAACATGGCTCGCAGACTTCTGCCAG CCTTCGATACTCCAACCGGAATGCCATATGGCACCATAAACTTACGACATGGTGTTCCAGCAGGAGAAACCACTGTTACCTGTACTGCTGGAGTGGGAACATTCATTGTAGAATTTGGAACCCTCAGTAGACTTACTGGAGATCCAATCTTTGAGAATGCAGCAATGAGGGCTATGAAATCACTTTGGAATTTCCGGTCTGATATAGACTTG tTTGGTAACCATATTGATGTAAGAACTGGCAGATGGACAGCTCTTGACATGGGTATTGGTGCTGGCGTAGATTCCTATCTAGAATATCTTGTCAAGGGATCGATTATGTTCAACTCTCCAGAAATGTTGGCCATGTTTAATG AATGTAAAGTGGCCATTGAAAAATACCTGAAACGTGATGATTGGTACATGTGGGGCAATATGAAGAAAGGCTCTATCACATTACCTGTGTTTACTTCTCTCGATTGCTATTGGCCTGGCATACAG AGTTTGCTTGGGGATAATGACAGTGCTATGAAAACTATTCTGAACTTTCATCAAGTTTGGAAacagtttggttttgttcctGAATTCTATAACATTCCAAAAGCCGACGCCCATGCCAATCGAGAAGGATATCCTTTGAGACCAG AGTTGATAGAAAGTACCATGTACTTATACCAGGCCACTAAGGACCCCTACCTCCTACAAATTGGAGTGGATATGTTGGAATCTATTGAGCAAGTGACAAAGACCAGATGTGGTTTTGCTACG gTAAAAGATGTGACTGACCACCGGCTGGAAAATAGGATGGAGTCATTTTTTCTAGCAGAGACTCTGAAATACATGTACCTGCTGTTTACCCCCGACCATTTTATCCATAATAACGGAAGCAGAGGTGAAGTCATAGAGACCACATACGGAGAGTGTGTTATCGATGCTGGAGGTTATGTGTTTAACACTGAAGGCCACCCTATTGATGTGGCTGCTGTTCATTGTTGCAGCgcagtaaagaaaaaagatgatGACATTCTTTTTAAACTTCATGACAATTTGGATTTATTAGCATTGTTGGGGGCTACAGACGAGGGCCAGCACTATGGAGGGCAAAAatgggagaagaaaagaaaagaccaaCAGACAGAAAACAGTGATAATGGGTCAGAATCTAATTCAGAAGATTCTTCCAAAGAGACTGGGGACAGTTCTGGGGCTTCAAACACAACGAAATCTGAAAGTGAATCCAGTAACCACACTTCTTCCAGTTCAGATAAAACTGAAAAAGATAAGGAAAATGTTAaaatcaatatagaaataaaacaagagaaATCTTCACCACAAACAGACAATAGGGGTGGAAATACATCGATTTTAAATGATCTAAATGTTGACGAAAATGATAGCCCGGTGAAAGATTCAGAGAGATCTGAAGAACCGAATATTGCTGACCTTTACAAAAGCTTAAAAGACTTTGAGATTGGATTCAAAGCACCATATTCTTTAATGTATTGCCCAGCTCAACCATTCCATATGAAACTTTCTGTGATGGGAGAAATGTTTGAAAACAGAATTGGACCTTTAGGAgaagaataa